The segment ATAGTTCATCGTCAAAAACGACCATATCAATTTCCTCCGACTTCACGTAGGCTCTTATTTCTTCTAATTTTCCCGTTCCAACAAAGGTACCTCTATCGGGCTTCAGCATTTTTTGTGTGAAGATGTTATCCACTACACCACCTGCTGTATCTACCAAAAATGTCAGTTCGTCTAAATATTCTTTTGTTTCTTCCGGTTTTTCTCCCGGTCTGATCACACCTACCAGGACTGCCCGTTCCTGCTTAACCGCGGTATCATAAGTTTTCTCTTTTCCCATGTAAAGTACAAAGATACAAAAGTTATACCGAGATCAACTCCCCTACGAACTGATGCATTGCAGCTCCCGGGTCAGAAGTCTTCATAAAGTTTTCACCAATTAGAAAACCGTTAAATCCAGCTGTTTTCAGCTGCTTAATTGTCTGTGGATCACTGATCGCGCTCTCAGATACTTTCAGAAATTCTTTTGGGATTTCATCTGCCAGATCAAATGACGTCTGAATATTGACAGAAAAGTCTGCCAGATTACGGTTATTCACACCAATTGCATCAATATAGGGATTGATACTGCGTTGTAATTCTTCCAGGTTATGCACTTCAAGCAGGACATTCAGGCCTAAGCTTTTAGACAACCTGCTAAAAGTATCGATTTGTACAGGGGTAAGAATTGCCGCAATCAGCAGAATAATATCGGCGCCTAGACCTTTTGCTTCTACAATCTGGTATTCATCGATCATGAAATCTTTCCGCAATAGCGGAACATCGTTAGCTGCCCTTGCTTCCAGTAAATCATTCGGGTGACCACCAAAGAAATCTATATCGGTTAATACAGAAATAGCCGAAGCTCCTGCTGCTGCATATCCATTAGTCACTTCTACAACTGTAGAGTGGTCATTGATAATTCCTTTTGAAGGAGAACGCCGCTTAAATTCTGCGATGATACCTGTACGTTCAGGACTCAGCATGAATTCTTTTAAAGAATAAGGCGTTCTGTTAAAATAAACACCCTGTTCAAGCTCTTTGATAGAAACCAGCTTTTTAGCCTGTTCCACTTCTTCTTTTTTTCTGAGTACAATTTTATCTAAAATATTCATTTGCCTATTTTAATTATCTAACCAATTTTTCATCATTTCTTTTCCATATTCCGTCAGCACGCTTTCCGGATGGAACTGTACGCCGCGCACATCATAAGTCTGATGTCTGAGTGCCATGATTTCCTCACCTGTATCTGTAGCAGTAATAGTCAGTTCAGCAGGAAAACCTTCCCGGCTAACTACCCATGAATGATAACGGCCGACGTTAATCACTTCAGGACAGTCATTAAATAAGAATTCTTCCTTATCAATTACGTTTATAGGTGTAGCTATTCCGTGCATAGGCCTGCCTAAATTTAACAACTGACCGCCAAATGCTTCGGCTATAGCCTGTTGCCCAAGGCAGATCCCCAGAATACTTTTTTCAGCAGCATAGGTTTTGATCACTTCTAAAAGTAAACCAGCTTCTGAAGGTATACCAGGGCCAGGTGACAATAAAATCTTATCAAATTGAGCGACATCAGCCAGGGCAAATTTATCATTTCTCCACACTTCTGCTTCTCTACCCAATTCATTAATTAAATGCACTAAATTATAGGTAAAGGAGTCATAATTATCTATGACTAATATTTTCTTTTGCATGTCTTTAATTTAAATTTTATTAATCCCTTTGGCCATCTCCACTGCTTTACGCAAGGCAGCAATCTTATTGTTTACTTCATTCAGCTCATTAATGGCGATAGAATCTGCTACAATACCAGCACCAGCTCTATAATGCAACTGGTTATTCTTACTCATAAACGTACGGATCATAATGGCATGATTAAATGAACTGCCGAAGTCCATATACCCAATTGCACCCGCATAAAAATTACGCGCCAATCCTTCATATTCATCGATCAGCTGCATCGCTTTGTATTTTGGTGCGCCACTTAAAGTACCTGCCGGATAAGTATCCGCGACCACTTTAAAAGCGGAAACATCAGGCTGAATATTTCCACTTACTTTTGAAACCAGGTGGATCAAGTGAGAATAATACTGAACTTCTTTAAACGATTTAACTTCAACTCCCCTGCAATGTCTGCTCAGATCATTCCTGGCTAAATCTACCAGCATCACATGCTCTGCACTTTCCTTAGGATCTTGTTCCAGCTTTCTCGCTAATTCAGCATCTTCTTCATCATTACCTGTGCGTTTAAAGGTTCCGGCGATTGGAAAGATATTAGCAGCTCCGTTTTTAATCGTAATCTGGGCTTCCGGCGATGAGCCAAAAAGCTTAAAGCTTCCGTAATCAAAATAGAACAAGTAAGGAGAAGGGTTAATAGAGCGCAAACAGCGGTAAACATTAAACTCATCACCAGAAAACTTCTGATTGTAGGCTCTGGATGGAACGATCTGAAAAACATCACCACGCAGGATATGTTTCTTCATTTTCTCCACGATATCCATGAAGCCTTCATTCGTCAGGTTAGATTGCTCCTCACCTACAGTGTCAAAACTATATTCAGGGAAGTTTTTATTTTGAATCAGGTATTCAATTCGCTCTAAATCTTCATCGTCTTCCTCATTGAAGTTATTCTTAAACAGGGTAATCTCATTCTTAAAGTGATCAATAGCAATAATATAGCGGTAAACATGATATTGCATCATTGGGATCTCTTCTCCTTTTGGAGATTGAGCTGTAAATTTGATATCCTCAAAATACTGCACCGTGTTCCAGGTAAAATAACCAAACATTCCCGTAGAGATACGGCGCTGTTCTTCCACAGTTTGCGGGTCAAATCTTGCTTTAAAAGCTTCGATTTCCCCGGTCAGGACAAATTCATCCTTTACTTCTTTTTCTCCATTGGGAAAATAAGAAGACAGCTTTCCGTTTTCCAGCATAATTCCTGCGACAGGATCTGCACAAACGTAACTTACGGAGTTCTCCCGGCTATGGTAATCAGAACTTTCCAGCAACAGGGAGTTTGGAAAAACATCCCTCAATCGCAGATAGATACTTACAGGAGTAATAGTATCTGCTAATCTCTTTTTAAAAACGGTATTGATTTTGATCTTCTCCATCTGAAATTATTAAAACAAAAAAAACCCGACGTGTTGTACGTCGGGTTAGTATGTGTGGTTTGGTTTAGGTTGATAAACTATAAGGTACACGAGACTACGACGAAACTCTTTTCAGAATTACCGCGCCATTGCCAAGTAGTATGTTTATTGTTAATCATTGAGTAGCAAAAATAGAAATAAATC is part of the Pedobacter cryoconitis genome and harbors:
- the trpC gene encoding indole-3-glycerol phosphate synthase TrpC — protein: MNILDKIVLRKKEEVEQAKKLVSIKELEQGVYFNRTPYSLKEFMLSPERTGIIAEFKRRSPSKGIINDHSTVVEVTNGYAAAGASAISVLTDIDFFGGHPNDLLEARAANDVPLLRKDFMIDEYQIVEAKGLGADIILLIAAILTPVQIDTFSRLSKSLGLNVLLEVHNLEELQRSINPYIDAIGVNNRNLADFSVNIQTSFDLADEIPKEFLKVSESAISDPQTIKQLKTAGFNGFLIGENFMKTSDPGAAMHQFVGELISV
- a CDS encoding anthranilate synthase component II, whose amino-acid sequence is MQKKILVIDNYDSFTYNLVHLINELGREAEVWRNDKFALADVAQFDKILLSPGPGIPSEAGLLLEVIKTYAAEKSILGICLGQQAIAEAFGGQLLNLGRPMHGIATPINVIDKEEFLFNDCPEVINVGRYHSWVVSREGFPAELTITATDTGEEIMALRHQTYDVRGVQFHPESVLTEYGKEMMKNWLDN
- a CDS encoding anthranilate synthase component I family protein, producing the protein MEKIKINTVFKKRLADTITPVSIYLRLRDVFPNSLLLESSDYHSRENSVSYVCADPVAGIMLENGKLSSYFPNGEKEVKDEFVLTGEIEAFKARFDPQTVEEQRRISTGMFGYFTWNTVQYFEDIKFTAQSPKGEEIPMMQYHVYRYIIAIDHFKNEITLFKNNFNEEDDEDLERIEYLIQNKNFPEYSFDTVGEEQSNLTNEGFMDIVEKMKKHILRGDVFQIVPSRAYNQKFSGDEFNVYRCLRSINPSPYLFYFDYGSFKLFGSSPEAQITIKNGAANIFPIAGTFKRTGNDEEDAELARKLEQDPKESAEHVMLVDLARNDLSRHCRGVEVKSFKEVQYYSHLIHLVSKVSGNIQPDVSAFKVVADTYPAGTLSGAPKYKAMQLIDEYEGLARNFYAGAIGYMDFGSSFNHAIMIRTFMSKNNQLHYRAGAGIVADSIAINELNEVNNKIAALRKAVEMAKGINKI